From the genome of Papaver somniferum cultivar HN1 unplaced genomic scaffold, ASM357369v1 unplaced-scaffold_10, whole genome shotgun sequence:
caacattctgCCAATAGTTCAATTGTTTAAGGAGATAAGCAAGGACAGGATTATCAATGTCAACTATACCCTGAGAGTATAAATTTTCAATTCGATCTTTAGTATCATTAAGATTAAACTGAATATTTCAAAAGCATCTATAATTCCAATCCCTTAAAGAAAACCTAACTTGTTTGAGAGAAGATTTATGCTTAAAAGCAGCTGAACCATTATTTTTTGCCTTCCAATTGTCACTCACAATATCCTTACAAGAGGAATCCCTAAGCCAACATTTGTTAAATTTATTGGGTTTCTTGGCAGTGTTTAAATTCTTTGAACTAGTAAGAACAATAGGGCTATGGTCACTAGCTATAGGAGCTAAATGATAGACATGACAATCAGGAAAAAATTTAAACCAGATTTCATCACCTAGAAATCTATCTAACCTTTCTTGAATCAACTCAGCATCATGTCTCCTATTAGTCCAAGTAAATAAATTTCCAGAAAATCTTATGTCATGAACACGTAGAGCATTAACAAAATCATTAGCATAGTTTGAGAGTGAGTATTGCCACCAGATTTTTCTCTATTACTTGGAATAAAATTCATGTCACCTAGTAAAATCCAGGGATAAGCTATAGTTTTTCTATATTGCCAAATGAAGTCCCATTGGGATTCTCTATTACCGTTGGGAAGGGCACCATACATACATGAAAAAGCTACCTTAGTTCTACCATCAAACTGAAAAATGCAGTTTATCACATTGAATTGAAAACTAACAATCTCTAAACTAAGACCATTTTTCCAAAGCAAACAGAGACCACCAGACAAACCAATAGAATCTACTATGAAAAATTAGGATACTTCAGAGGTTTAATGAATGAGGACATTTGCTTATGACCTGTTTTGTTTCACATAAGAAGATAACATCAGGATCATTGCTGTGAATTAAATTTCTCAGATGATTCCTGGTATCTCTATTTCCTTATCCTTGAACATTCCAGGACAAGAACCTCATACTTTCTTTAATATAAGAATCCACAGAACAGCAATAACAGTAATGAGAGCAATAGATTAAACTAATTTTAAGATTGTAAAATTGAAAAAACCAAAGAAAATTAGGGATTTCAAAAAGATCGAAGGAAGAGAAAATAACCTGATAATTGGCAGAACTCCTTTGTGGATTCTGTGTAACAAAACCTCCAATTTGAACAGATAATTCCTCAATTGCTTTCATTGCCCCATTGTTGTGTTGATAATACATTTGAAGATCCATTACAGATCTGTTAACATCAGCTCCGGTTCCTCCCGTCATTGTATTATCACTCTGAAAGATTGGGTTGTTGTGGGTAAAGAGATTTTGGTTAGGGTTTGTTCCAGATGAGGAGATATCATCATCTCTGATTATCTTATTTTTCCTAGCCTCACTTTCGTCTTTAATTTCAATATTTGGTTTATCTGCTATAGGTATGGTAGCCTCTGAAGTATCCATATTACTATTCTCATCCGTATTGATGATATAGGCTGAATTGTTTTTTTACGCATCCATATTAAAAATATCCTTGTCATATCATATGCATCCTGTGAATAAAGATTCTTACGCATCcatcattataataacacaaaattggttaaaaagaccaaaatcaataatttctgggtgaaaaggataattagatttagatactgtttaaatggacaaaaatgtaaaaataaccaggatgtaaacagtttcgtcctacctattttcaaaaaaaaattcttatttttaatttacatcaggatgcatcaagTTTTATCGttcctattttttaagtttaagtcaggatgaatccaatttcatccctTGCTAAAAAAAATTTGTCCATGTCACCcaaactaatttttactcgtccatttgaaccatgttttgaaaatatgtggacaaatgacccattttcctttATAATAAACTAAGACATTCATGACGTGAACCCAGTGGAACCTTAACAACAACTAGTAGTTTCTTTTGTGGTTACATTCAATGAATATCCTCCTAACGTCCATGTTCTTGGTGTTTCCTTAACCACAACAACATTACAAAATTAAAGAATCATGATCTCACTTGCCACCAGCTGAATACACAACTAGTATACTTGATCAAGTGTGCATTCACAATCATATATGGTCCTTCCACTCGGATTACTTTATGTTAATTAATTTCCAAAACTTAAGGAGCTTTCAGTTATGGTTGTCTGGCCGGCATAATCCTAACTTATGTGAACCATGTTATTAATTGTTGCAATATCCAATGAAAACATTCCTAGAATTACTTTATGTTTCCACTATGTCAACATACTCAATTGCTGCATATAGAAGCTTCAAGTAGTGCTCAGCTGAATATTCCATGAAGTGTTTTGTGGAGATGGAAACAATTGATATAGAAACCTTACTAGCAATGGAGTTTGATCGTGTTAATGGCAACGACTACTTGAGTTACCCGGATGGTACTAGTATGTTTGAAGTTGATTCTCTTTTGAACTTCAATCATATTCATGCTCATGACCAAGATACTGCGACCGGCCATTTGGATCTGGAGAAAGTTGATGTTGATATTGAATTCTGTTTAGAGATGAATCCTGGTGTAAGTGAGTGCATGGATACAGTTGTGGAGGAGACTTGTCATGTGAAGGAAAATATTCAAGAAGAGTTCATGGAAGAAAGCGGCTTAACAGATGTTTTATTGACGGCAGCTGAAGCTATTGAAGCCGAAGACTGGCTGTTGGCCTTCATAGTGGTCGAGAGTCTCAATAGTCGCCTTATTGATCGAGAAAATGGAGAGAACTCTTTCATGAAACTAGTATTTTTCTTCACTCAAGGTCTGCATTACAAGAGCTTTAAGGCCCCTGAATTATCACCCATAACGCCAATCCAGAAACCAACAGATACAATGTCCGTCTTTCAGATGCTCCAAGAGCTCACACCTTACTTAAAGTTTGCACATTTTGCAGCAAACCAAGCAATCCTCGAGACAACTAAAGGAGACCCGGAAGTTCATGTGATTGACTTCGACGTTTTGGAAGGGATTCAATGGCCACCACTAATGATTGATTTGGTATCAAGGAAGGGAGTTTCTTTAAGAATAACTGCTGTTGTTGGTGACCCAACAAGCATGGGCTACATTCGGCAAACTGGCAGAAGGTTAAAAGAGTTTGCCGGTTCAATCTATTTGCCATTCAGGTTCGAACAAATTTTGTTGGAAAATGAAGATGATTACGGAATACTCGATGCAAGTAACAAGCTAATTGCTAATTGTATGATTCATCAATTACATAAACCTTGCAGGAACTTTGCATCAGTTAACTGTTTCTTAAACGGCGTTCGCAAACTTTCTCCGAAGATGATTATCCTAACAGAAGAAGAAATACTGAACTTGGCTAAAATCCCATCAATGTCCTTTGTAGATTTCTTTTGTAAGGCTTTTCATCATTACACTGCACTATATGAATCACTAGTTACTAGCTGTAGGGGTTACAAAGTGGGATTGAAGCTGATTGAGAAGGTCATAGAACTTCGGATTCTCGATAGTTTGAAGCAATTTCCTTTTGGGAGCAGTGACAAGAAGAGCTGGGAAGGTGGATTTTCAGCACTGAAGGGTTATAAGGCTATACCAATGAGTTATCATAATGTTTCTCAGGCAAAATACTTGGTGGGAATCTTTAGTGGAGGTTATTGGGTGCAACATGAAAAATGTAAGTTGGGCTTGTGTTGGAAATCAAGACCCTTGATATCAACTATTATTTGGGTGCCGCTGTAACAGATTTATGTTATTCTCTCCTTTCATGTGTTATTTTGAGTTAATGATCCCTGCAAGATTTCATCCCTTGGATGGTTTCAGTCTCATAAAATTGTTGTGAGTGAACAGCAAATAACTAGCAAGGGAAAATAACCCGAAGAACAAATGACTAGCAAGTGGCAAGaaatacccatttccatgaaTTACATTAGAGATGGAAGCAACTTTAAGGTAACTGAACCATACTTAATATGCAAGTCTTTCTGAGTTATACAGATAAATGTAAGGTAACAGAACTATACTCAATATGCACAAACAAAAATGCAGGTCTTTCTGAGTTTTTCATTACCTCGTTAAGAAGATGCACATCATAGAATAGCGGCCTTCACCAGTTTCTGGTTGTCACTGTCAAGTAGCAAATACTGTAGAACTGGCGGTAACATCCACCTCGAACTGTAGTACCTATAACTCAGTGGAAATAGTGATGAATGTTCAAATGATGCACTATTTGTATCCATCGTAGAAATGACGGATGAGGTTACCTTGGTACACCAATAGTCAAGTTTGGTGCCCATTACTTTCTTAACATACTCTGCAGGATATTTGTTGCCGCATATAGGATCTGGGTGGGTACTGCCGTGCACACAATGATATTATGTTTCTGCACATGAATATAGCCAAGATATAACAGACAGATGATTGTTAAGCAAATATTTTGAACCGCACATTGAATGGTATGCAACTAAAATAGAGTTACGATGGAACAATTGAACTCTGCAACATATTCCTAAACAGGCTTATAATCCCAAACAATACACAGAATTTGTGTTCAGCGAACTAAAATCATTAGAGGTTACTGACAGATAataattttatttgtttgtttctttATACTACTTTAAAATCCTGGAATTCTAGACTTCAGAACCAAATTAAAAGTTGAGGTACTCACAGTCTGCATCAGTTCTGGAAGGACTTCAATTCATGAGGAAGGAACCTTCCTGCAACCGGAAACGacttgggaactcatttccacaGTATCACACAAACTGCCAAGAAAGACTAATACTGCAAATAACCATTGCATATTAAGTCTGTCCATGTAATTTGATCATCAATCTAGCACAATTAAAAAGAGGGATGTGAAAATTGTATTTAAAAATGCAAATGCGAAAGCATGCTGTATTGCCTATCAAGACGTAGTCCTATGATTAGTTTAATATTCGGTCCGTTCCTTGAGGATTCAGGGTAGTAGCCGCAGCGTACTGATTCATCTATACTCTTTCCACGCAGGGTTCAACATCCTAATGT
Proteins encoded in this window:
- the LOC113326558 gene encoding nodulation-signaling pathway 2 protein-like gives rise to the protein METIDIETLLAMEFDRVNGNDYLSYPDGTSMFEVDSLLNFNHIHAHDQDTATGHLDLEKVDVDIEFCLEMNPGVSECMDTVVEETCHVKENIQEEFMEESGLTDVLLTAAEAIEAEDWLLAFIVVESLNSRLIDRENGENSFMKLVFFFTQGLHYKSFKAPELSPITPIQKPTDTMSVFQMLQELTPYLKFAHFAANQAILETTKGDPEVHVIDFDVLEGIQWPPLMIDLVSRKGVSLRITAVVGDPTSMGYIRQTGRRLKEFAGSIYLPFRNFASVNCFLNGVRKLSPKMIILTEEEILNLAKIPSMSFVDFFCKAFHHYTALYESLVTSCRGYKVGLKLIEKVIELRILDSLKQFPFGSSDKKSWEGGFSALKGYKAIPMSYHNVSQAKYLVGIFSGGYWVQHEKCKLGLCWKSRPLISTIIWVPL